The genome window CGGTTGTTGCAGGAGATCCGCCAGCGTCTCGCTTTCCTCGTGGATGTTGGTTTGGACTACCTGACACTCGATCGGCACACTTTCACCCTTTCTGGCGGCGAAGCCCAACGCATTCAATTGGCGACGAATCTCGGGGCCTCTTTGGTCGGCACCCTCTACGTCTTGGATGAGCCGAGCATCGGCCTGCATCCCCGCGACACGCAGCGCCTCATCCGCTTGCTCAAGCATTTGCGCGATCTCGGAAATACGGTGCTCGTCGTCGAGCACGATCGAGAGATGATCCTGGCCGCCGATCACATCATTGATCTGGGACCGGGCGCCGGCGAACATGGGGGTGAGGTCGTCTTCCAAGGGACGCCTGAAGAGTTGCTTCGCGCCCCCTCTTCGCTGACCGGGAAGTACCTGCGCGGAGAACTGAGCATCCCCATTCCCCCGCAGCGTCTCTCTCCGACTGGGCGTCGCCTCGCGATCCGCGGCGCACGCGCTCACAACCTCAAGGACATTGATGTGGACATCCCCTTGGAGATGATGGTCTGCATCACGGGCGTCTCCGGCTCCGGCAAATCGACCCTCGTCTACGATGTCCTCTACGCCAATCTCAAGAAGCAACGCGGAGAATGGAATCACCCCGTCGGCGCCGTCCGTCGGATCGAAGGCGGCGAATGGCTCGATGACGTCATCCTGGTGGACCAATCTCCGATCGGGCGCACGCCTCGTTCCAATCCGGCGACCTATTTGAAAGTCTTCGATGCTATCCGTGAACTCTTCGCCTCCACGCGCGAGGCTCAAATGCGCGGCCTTACCCCAGCGCACTTCTCCTTCAACGTGCCCGGCGGCCGCTGCGAAGCATGCGAGGGCAACGGCGTCGTGACCGTGGAGATGCAATTCCTGGCCGATGTCGAACTCGTCTGCGAGCAGTGTCAAGGGATGCGTTTTCAACCCGCTCTGCTAGAGATCCGCTACCGAGGGAAGTCCATCCACGAGGTCCTCAATATGACCGTTCGCGAAGCCCTTCACTTTTTCGCCGATGTGCCGAAGATCACGCGACGATTGGAGATCCTCGATCAAATCGGCCTCGGGTACATCCGCTTGGGACAGTCGGCGACGACCCTCTCCGGTGGCGAAGCCCAACGCCTCAAGCTCGCCGCCCACCTCGCCAAAGAGACCAGTGCCCGCACGCTCTATCTCTTCGATGAGCCGACGACCGGCCTTCACTTCGACGACATCCAAAAGTTGATTGCCGCCTTTCGCCGCTTGATCGCCGCTGGAGGCTCAGTCGTCATCATCGAGCATAATCTGGATGTCGTCAAATGCGCCGACTGGATCATCGATCTCGGCCCCGAAGGTGGAGAGCACGGCGGATACCTCGTCGCCCAAGGCCCCCCAGAAGAGATCATGCGCGTCCCCGAGTCCTACACGGGGCAATTTCTCGCGGCTCATCTTCGTCGCGAGGGGAAACTCCTTCGATGACGTCTCCTCCCTTTTCGGAAAATGCCCCGTGTGGTAAAGTACGTCTCTCAGGAGATGACGCCCATGAGAAAGATCTTCGCGCTCGCTCTGGTCGTCCTCGCCCTCTATGGGGCGCTCGCGCAGAAACGATCCTCTCTGTTTCAACTCTCCGCGCTCGATGGGCGGACAGTGGACTTGACGCGCTATCGCGGACAGGTCGTCGTCCTCTCCTTTGGCGCCACGTGGTGCCCGCCTTGCCGAGAGGAGCTGCCCGTCTTGCAAAAGATCGCCGATCAATACGCAGGACGCCCCGTCGCTTTCTTCTGGGTCAGCATTGACGATCCCGAGGTTTCTAACGATCAGCTTCGACAGTTCGTCGCTCGTCTTGGGGTGCGCCTGCCCGTGCTCCGCGATCCTGAGGCCCGCATCTTACAGGAGTTCAAGGCCGAGGGCGTCCCCGCCCTACTCGTCCTCGATCGCAACGGAGAGCCCGTCGGTGCTCCGCATGTGGGATTCGCTGACCCGGAGAACTACACGAACGAGTTGAGGAAGACGCTCGACGCGTTGCTCAAGCCATGAGCTTCCCATCTGTCGTCTGGGAGACGAATCTCACCGCTTATCCCCTTCTCCGACGGGGAAAAGTTCGCGATATCTACGCTGTCGGAGATGACCGCCTCCTGATCGTCACAACCGATCGCATCTCGGCCTTCGACGTCGTCCTGCCCGATGGGATCCCCGGCAAAGGAGCCGTTCTCACCCAACTCTCAGCGTTCTGGTTTCGACAACTAGCGTCTCTCACCCCCCATCACCTGATCACGACCGATGTCCAAGCGCTCGACGAACTCACGGAGACCGAACGCACCACACTTCGTTCTCGGAGCATGCTCGTGTATCGCGCGCATCCGATCCCGATCGAGTGCGTCGTGCGCGGGTATTTGGCCGGATCGGCGTGGAGAGAATATCAACAGTCGCGAACCGTCGGCGGACTCCGCTTGCCTCCGGGCTTCGTCGAAGGAGAGCGACTCCCGGAGCCAATCTTCACTCCCGCAATCAAGGCCACCGAGGGACACGACGTGAACATCTCCGAGGCTGAGATGGCTGATCGCATTGGAACTGAGTTGACTCATCGGCTGAAGGAGCTGAGCCTCGCTCTATATATGCGGGCCTCCGAGTACGCGCTCGCTCGAGGCCTCATCCTCGCTGATACGAAGTTCGAATTCGGTTGGCGAGATCAGACGCTTTTGTGGATCGACGAGGCGCTCACGCCAGATTCCTCCCGCTTTTGGGCTGCCGATCAGTACGCTCCCGGACGCCCGCAACCTTCCTTCGACAAGCAATTCCTCCGCGACTATTTGGAGTCCATCGGGTGGGACAAAAAGCCCCCAGCGCCTCATCTCCCCGAATCCATCATCACCCAAACGGCCCAGCGGTATTTGATGGCGTACCATCTTTTGACCGGCGAGGATTTGACGCCATGACGGTCGTGGACGCTATTGTCCTGTTCGCGATCGGTCTCTCGACGCTCAGAGGGCTCTCGCGGGGATTCGCGCGAAGCGTCGTCACAACGGCTGCTGCTATCGTGGGATTCTTCCTCGCTAGCTCTTCCTATCGCGGGATCGTTCCACTTGTCCGACCGCTCGTCGAATCGGAGACGATGGCGCATCTGCTCGCCTTCCTCAGCATGTACCTTGTGATGCTCCTCATCGGCTTTATGCTCGCGCGCGCACTTCACTCGAGCCTACGCCGCGCTCACCTGAGCTGGCTTGATCACGGGATGGGGGGGCTTTTCGGGCTCTTGCGCGGATGGATCCTGTGTTCGGTCGTTTATCTTGCCCTGAGCGTCTTCCCATGGCGTCTTGATCTGTTGCAAGAGGGCTTCACATCCCCCTATCTCGCGCGCGGCGCCGCCCTCATCAGCCGACTGGCCGCCCAACATTTCCCCCGCTTTCAACCCGTTCTCCCCGAGCTGAAAGAGTAAGGCGCTTCCAAGAGTACGGTGCTTCCGATATGCTCACCCCTGGGAACCTCCCCAGTCATTTCGCGACGCTACTCCTTGGAAGAATTGATGAGAGGAAAAGGCGTTCAACTGCCGCACTCAGACCCACCGCCCCCCTGCTCGCCTCGCTCGACAGTACGAGAACGAAGCCCCATTACCAATCTGCATCCGAACCCCGCGAACACAGGGATTCGGCCACTGAGGAATCAGCGAGAGAAAATTCGTTATCAGACGTAGATTGACCGCTCAACCGGATTCCAAGAACGACCCATTCGCCCCGGGTTTCCGAAAAGGCCCCCCAAATGGCCCCCTTATCCCCATGTGGAAGGTTGAGGCGAAGCCAGGCCCATAAGGCGATCAAAGAGCTGATCAAGAGTCAAAGGGAAAGCCATCCAGACTGAGATCCCGTGACGCCAGAGCGCGCGCTGGCGATCCCACAATTCCAACGCATCCAACGGAGTCAGATGCACGGCCTTCGTCCACGAACAGCACAACAGCCCCCAACGAGGGGGTTCTCGATCCTCCAGGAAATCCACTAAGTCCCCCCGATACCGGCATCCCATCCGATACCGAAGTCCCCGCCGCTCCAGCTCTAGAATAATCCGCTCAGTGAAAGGATCTCGTTCTACGTCCACAGCTCCGAGGACCATAGGCATTGCTTGAAAGAGCTGCTTGGTTAAGACCAATCGGCGTTCGAACTCAGGGCTGATCAAAATCAGAAGCTGTCGCCGTGCCCGCGTAATTGCAACATTGAACAGATTCGGGGACTCAATCCACTGACGGTGTTGATCCGTTGCATTGTCTCCGGCGACGGTGGCGAAGACCAAATAATCCACTTCACTGCCTTGGAACCGATGGGCGGTACCGATGATGAGTTGTTGCTCATCGCGCTTTTTCCGCAGTTGATCCAGGGCTTGATCATTCTGCAGCCGCTCCAATACGTTGTCCACGAACGCTCGATATGGCGCGACGAGTCCCAACGATTGCTCGGGATATCGTTCCGCCCATTCGACCAAGATGGCCAATGCCTCCTGCATCTGCGCCTGATTGGTGAGGCTGCGCGTCACGCCATGCGTCCGATGCGGGCCAGTCACTCGCCGCACCAAGATCGGCTGCGACTCTTGCTCAACGGTGTGAATCCGCAATCGGCCACCATAAAAGGTTTCGTTGGCGAAAGCGATGATCGGTGGCGGGCATCGGAAATGATCGGCCAGCCAGAAGGTCTCTCCATCCAAGAGCTGGTGCATGAGCGCGAAAGCGGAAACGCCGAAAGACGCCTCGATCCGCTTTCCCCCGACCGAGCGAAGATGCGGTACCGATGCGATCCGTTTCCATCGTTCGCGCGTCACGTGATCGAGCTGCTTCGGATCCCCCACGATGACGGCTCGCCGAGCCCGATACAGCAGTGGTAGCAA of Blastocatellia bacterium contains these proteins:
- the uvrA gene encoding excinuclease ABC subunit UvrA; this encodes MDMGAIYTFSVMGEHTTLLVRGARVHNLKNITCEIPHGSLTVITGVSGSGKSSLAFDTIYAEGQRRYVESLSAYARQFLERMRKPDVDEITGLCPAIAIQQKPLSRNPRSIVATQTEIYDYLRLLFARIGRVYCLTCQSEVIRQTPDTIADHLLQLPEGLRFYVLFPLSRKVENGRSRREALSPKARLLALQQRGFTRLYVHGQVVEITDLQTLPALDETSVLVDRLVLRPDIRSRLIDSLELCYREGDGVAEIVLLSDPPQKLTFTAHLTCPRCQTRYIEPEPQLFSFNSAHGACPNCQGFGNLIGLDLNLVIPDRERSLQEGAIEPWTKPQFEWAQEELLAFCRRMRIPTDVPFSQLSREHQRWIIQGKGDFPGIRGFFEWLETKKYKLHVRVFLSKYRGYTTCSSCKGTRLRLEALAVRVGGKTLPEICAMSIGECAAFFASLTLTPQEEAIAGRLLQEIRQRLAFLVDVGLDYLTLDRHTFTLSGGEAQRIQLATNLGASLVGTLYVLDEPSIGLHPRDTQRLIRLLKHLRDLGNTVLVVEHDREMILAADHIIDLGPGAGEHGGEVVFQGTPEELLRAPSSLTGKYLRGELSIPIPPQRLSPTGRRLAIRGARAHNLKDIDVDIPLEMMVCITGVSGSGKSTLVYDVLYANLKKQRGEWNHPVGAVRRIEGGEWLDDVILVDQSPIGRTPRSNPATYLKVFDAIRELFASTREAQMRGLTPAHFSFNVPGGRCEACEGNGVVTVEMQFLADVELVCEQCQGMRFQPALLEIRYRGKSIHEVLNMTVREALHFFADVPKITRRLEILDQIGLGYIRLGQSATTLSGGEAQRLKLAAHLAKETSARTLYLFDEPTTGLHFDDIQKLIAAFRRLIAAGGSVVIIEHNLDVVKCADWIIDLGPEGGEHGGYLVAQGPPEEIMRVPESYTGQFLAAHLRREGKLLR
- a CDS encoding TlpA family protein disulfide reductase yields the protein MRKIFALALVVLALYGALAQKRSSLFQLSALDGRTVDLTRYRGQVVVLSFGATWCPPCREELPVLQKIADQYAGRPVAFFWVSIDDPEVSNDQLRQFVARLGVRLPVLRDPEARILQEFKAEGVPALLVLDRNGEPVGAPHVGFADPENYTNELRKTLDALLKP
- a CDS encoding phosphoribosylaminoimidazolesuccinocarboxamide synthase, producing MSFPSVVWETNLTAYPLLRRGKVRDIYAVGDDRLLIVTTDRISAFDVVLPDGIPGKGAVLTQLSAFWFRQLASLTPHHLITTDVQALDELTETERTTLRSRSMLVYRAHPIPIECVVRGYLAGSAWREYQQSRTVGGLRLPPGFVEGERLPEPIFTPAIKATEGHDVNISEAEMADRIGTELTHRLKELSLALYMRASEYALARGLILADTKFEFGWRDQTLLWIDEALTPDSSRFWAADQYAPGRPQPSFDKQFLRDYLESIGWDKKPPAPHLPESIITQTAQRYLMAYHLLTGEDLTP
- a CDS encoding CvpA family protein, coding for MTVVDAIVLFAIGLSTLRGLSRGFARSVVTTAAAIVGFFLASSSYRGIVPLVRPLVESETMAHLLAFLSMYLVMLLIGFMLARALHSSLRRAHLSWLDHGMGGLFGLLRGWILCSVVYLALSVFPWRLDLLQEGFTSPYLARGAALISRLAAQHFPRFQPVLPELKE